Sequence from the Trichomycterus rosablanca isolate fTriRos1 chromosome 10, fTriRos1.hap1, whole genome shotgun sequence genome:
CCAATTGTCAGTCGTCCACTGGCGGTGCTGCACAGCCCGGGCGGGCCTCCTTTTCTCATCTTGACTTAGCGATGGCTTTCTTGCTGCCACTAGACCTGTCAAACCTGCAGCTTGACGTCTTCTCTTCACAGGTGAATCTGAGATTTGCTGCAACCAGTGTTGAGCTGTGCTTGAAGTTGTTGTTCCGTGAGCCGCCGGTCACACAAGCTGTTGAATCTTAGCATCACTTCTTATGATGCACTTGTAGATTTGGTTCTACCAGAATTTGTCCTATGGGAGTTTCCTCTATTTTCCTAAACCTTATGATCGTTGAGGAAATTGTACTCACTAACACCTTGGAGATATTCATATTTTCTCTAAAGGGAAGACCTTTATGTTTAGGAGGTTCTATTGATATTTTTCTCACATATAAAATAAGAACATATTTGATCCTCCAGTGCAATATTTTTCCAGACCTCCTGAAGGGTTGGAAGTTATTAATAATGTGCATCtgaccttttttattatttagtttttcgaCTGCTGGCAGTTTACTGCATTcctttgtatatttgtatattttgaagttatttactgtacttaaacTGCTTAAATATCATCAATCATAGAAGTCATaatatcaaattaaagtcaTGATCTAATATTTGTGCTAGATAGCGTATATACAAAACATCTGTatcaattaatttatttaaaatatgaataaatacatatttgccTTAAAATTGATaaactgtgtctgatctacaGAACTCTGACACAGTGAACTGATGCTGGTTCAGGATACAGTTCTTTTTATAAACATAAGAAAACCTCTTGAGTAACACTATGTTCTTTATGGAGACCCGAGCTGTAGGCTGTGGTGGATGAGAAGagaatttgtttatattgatgattgatttaaaaaaaaacaaaaacgttTCTGTGTTTTCCCTTCATGGTTTTTAGTCTCTAACTGGAACTACATCtcattatttttaatcattttaattaagCAGTATCATGCAGGGTCCAAAGTTCAGTTATAATGACTATGAGTAGTTCATTTAACAACTTACATTAgaacttttgttttttttgttcattatcTCCTATTTTAGTCCTATTTTCAATTCCTAATACCATCTTTGAGAAAACAGAATTAGTTGGGCCAGTCAacattcttccattgctccaatgTCCACTTCTAATGCCTATATTCACATTGTAGGTGCTTTAATGTTTTGACTGATCAGGGGATATCATTTAAAGTGTAGTAATTACCCAGCCGCTTTGAATGCATTGTTACTTTCTGCCATCATGAGCTTTGCTTTTATGAAAGACCTTTAATCTAAGCTGAAAAGACCACATCAGACTGAGAGTTTGAGTGTGATCAATGTAAAACCTCACTGGAGCAGTGTTTAACGACTACGTGATGTATGTCAGCAGGGCTCTTTAGCGAAGTGTCTTTGTGTCCCTCAGGTGAAGTACGATTTCCTCTATGAGAACCATCACGTGTGCTGTCAGGAGTCGTGGAGCTCGGTGCTGCAGCGCAGGATCTACACTACCTTCATCATGGTGGCTCTGTTCGTCCTGCCCCTGGCCGCCATGCTTTTCCTGTACACTCGCATCAGCATCGAGCTGTGGATCCGCAAACGGGTAGGAGACACCTCAGTCCTCGACACAATCAACCACACTGAGGTCAACAAGATCTGCAGGTACCATTCACACCTTTGATCATGTGCAGTTCTGATTATTGCCAGCAGAAAGAATACTTAATACTCATTACACATACAACAAAGGGAAATTCAACCCCTTATTTTCCCTTATCAAATATGCTTTCAgtgcatatcatttatttacatcatgccttttaactttgtgcttataaatgtgaaATATAATTGATAGAGGACAAAAATTTGAAGCAATAGGGGAGGCAGCAGcgacaagagagagagagagagagagagagagagagagataagctCCAATCAGCCATGACTGAATTAGGTGCAAAAAGCTGAAAAACCCAATAAAGAATTGATTGCTGGTGTAGTAACGATCGACAGCCTCAGGCTTGTTAGAGGCACAGTGTGCTTAGTCACTTGTTCTATACACTTAAACAACCATTAGCACATAAAACTGAACAACTTTGCATTGTGAGGTTCTTTATTATTCTTGTTGTTGTGAGAACTCACCCGTGTTGAACATCAGCTCTGATCTGTTGCTAATTAGTAATAACAACAGATACAGCGATTCGTTTTCTTAATTCACTCGTGTCTAAGCTTTTTAAGCCAAGTTAGATAATGAACACTCAGTATTCTATACAATACATttcctaaagtatgtggactcccAAACAATCATTGTCCTGACCTTAACACCAATTAAAGATCTTTGGGATGAACGTTAGTGCCTGATATTGGAAAGGGTTGTTTAactagctcatggtcaggtgtccacatacgtttggCCAAATAGTGTTTTATTACCTCAGCATGCTTTAGTTATTTCTGGTAATAAGTGGTGATAGAGTTAAGTTCAGAGAGTTCATGCCACTGTGTTTTGCCCTCCACTAAAGGAAGAAAAAGCGTGCAGTGAAGATGATGATCACCATCGTCTTACTGTTCACCATCTGCTGGGCACCGTTCCACACCATCCACATGCTCTTCGAGTACAGTGAGTATTGAGGATTGCGTAAAAGAGGTGGGATAGGATGAAACAAACATCCCTCCTCAACCACGCACAGTCTTAGCCTGTACAAAGAAGCACTCTACTCTTTACATGCCTCAGACCAGACAGTAGAGGTTACTATTGCAGCAACGAGGTGGTTGAGCACCCACGCAGGCTGGTGGCACCATTGACACTCAAACCCGATACTCCTCGTGGTGGGCTGGTCACTTAAACCACATCAGAAGGAAGTCGGAGATGCACTGTTACCACcaagcacttctccgagctgGTCGTACTGGTCACCACATTGTGACGCCTCTGTCTGACGCCCCTCCCTTGTGGCAAAAAAAGCCTTCACTCTGAAGGagtgattttggagtgtgtgtaaAGGCATTGACACACAATAATCAACAAGTATTTGTAACAGCAGGCATTGAGGTTGAACGAGAACCCTGGTTTGCAATCAGcgtttcaattcatcccaaaggtgtccatcagggttgaggtcagaactctATTTTATATAGTAGATTTCATACCCATTTTTgcatgggtgtggctgaaactcaataattaggagggatgTCCATATAGTTTTGCCGTATCTTGTATATACCATACTGCgataataaataacatatatCATAAAGGACCCTCAGGTCCAGTGTATTCACTGTAGTGTGGATAAAAAGAAGTGAGCAGAGCTGTAAACTCTTGGTAAGCTTCATTTTTCTTGGAACTAAAACCACCAGCTGTGATGAAACATCTCACATCACAGCTTCTCTGAACCATGCACAGTTTGAAGATTACTCTAGTCTGACTTTAGAAGTGGTTTCAGAAAGGTCTACATGGTCTAATTAGTAGGATAGTGGGGTGAACCCATCACTAGAAAGTGCCAGTATTCAAACCTGGTGTCATTAGAAACATTGGGATGTTCTTTGTTTTGGAAGAAGGTGGTTCATACACTCTGGTTAGGAGTGTTTGCTCAGTGCTGtgaatttataaaatatttagaaGCATTAAATTTATGTAAATATGAAGAAGCATTTAAAGAATGTAATTGGATTTACTGGGATCAGCTTTTCTTTTatagtcattttttttttttggattgtaATATTTTTCTGGAAGCCACAGAGCTACagattaaatgttctttttagttTGTTGGACGTTTAAATGGGTAAAAAAGGAAACAAGGCATAATTGTTCATTTAGAAAATGGCATTAGTGTTGTCTTTAGGAAGCCAAACAATAAGCGAGTTGGCAATTCCACCGAAAGACATGGCACAGGTTccaatttttttccttttgaagaGAAAATCCATCAATGCAACATGCCGGTTTAAATCCAGTGGCTAAAAGATTACTCACAGCTTCTTTTTTAGGATGAAGAACAAGCTTAAGTAAAGTTGGAACTTTCAGATAGGAAGGCTGGCATGGTGGACCTCCTGCCAATCCAATCTTCACCCAGGATTATGTTTATAAGTGCAGCTTTTAAAATGTCTGCATGTAGAGATGTGTATCATGCTAGACCTGGACAAGCTCAGCTGGTGCCATGAGCACTTTGTAAACAGACAGATCGATAGGATGCACTCGGATGTTCTTATAGAGATAAACTTCATAGAGATAAACATCAGAACACACGCAGCGAGAGGAACCGTCCCAGCTGAAGTTGGCTCTttataacaaatgaaatatttatatataagatataatattcATTAGTACTCCTGTCCATGCTACTGAATCTTTCAGCCTGCAGGCATCAGTGTTAGCAGCTGTAATGTAATCCTACACACAGCGCTGTGGGGGGGTCATGTTTATACCCAACATCAGAGCACTGAAGAATTTAAGTGTTACTCCAGCATTTAACCACATCCTCTCTAGCTCAGCCTCTTCTTTATTTACAATGTTGACAAATCTGGAGAGAAAAGAATCTGGAGCAATAAAGATCGAGCTCTATAATcgctaatgagccaaaacactTGGActtggactccacaagacatctgaaagaGTTTtttatctggtaccaggatgttACAAGCAGCTCTTctaaaaacagtattttaataGTCTTGGGTTCAgttgaattttatttattcttttctttctgtCCTTTTCTTCCTTCTACCTGTATCTTCCTTCttcttcatctctctctctttaacgTCAGACAACCTGGAGCAGAAGTACGACGAGGTGACCCTGAACATGATCGTGGCCGTGGTTCAGGCCATCGGATTTTCAAACTCGTTCAACAATCCCATCGTGTACGCCTTCATGAACGAGAGCTTTAAAAAGAGCTGCCTTTCGgccatgtccactctattccGCAGGCCAGGAGCGCATAACGTCAGAGTGCACTTCTCCAAAACCCGCCACACCGCCAAGGCTAACCCTAACAGCACCGAGCTCCAGGAGCAGACCAGCTGAACGTTTCGGACGCGACGTGTGGACATGTGCCGACAATCAGTGATGATGACCTAGTGGACACCACTGATCCCCTGCATCGTGTTCTCGAGGAGGATGGAAAATATGACGCATTTTGCTCAGTGGTGTCTGTGCTCTAAAGCCCAGCACAAGTCTGAAGGAGCGTCGTGTCTGGACTTCTCAGGgaagcaattttattaattgtgCTTACTGAATGAAAGCATGATGGGAAAAATGTCACCTGTACTGCGAATTATGGTGTGATGGTGGCagtggatgagtagatggaacCTCATCTATTTGAAGCTTCGCAGTGGAGGCTGGTATAGAAGCGAAGATGCACCACCctgatttacatttatggccaAATGTGGGTGTTTCAGCCACTGctaacacatacagtatatacatcaaCTCCAGATTGAGGTACACACACTTTTAACTCATttgatgggcacaaatttccacaggtacatgtcaaaatcttgtggaaagccttattAGAACAGCGGAAGCTGCAATTTATATTACTGCTAATACTTTTAAAATGGGACCAGgagtcaggtgtccagatactgtTGACCAAATAGTGTATATAGGTTTGGAAGGAGATGTCCAAGCACATGCGGATCTGACACGTTGAGGGAGTATTAAGCTTGAACTTCTCACACATTCCTGTGTGTTCTTATGTTCATGCATCACGTCCTGCTGCTCAGGAGAACTGGGCAATTAGAGCTGAACTTGTGGAGTTTCTGTGTGATACACCAGAGAGGGACTGAAGCGTTCCTCATGTTCCGCAATGCTTTAGGGACCTTCTAGGACTGAATCTAACAAAAGTGGAACTTTCTTTGTATTTACAAAGCAggtttctggaaaagttgggacacttaaaagatttccagtgttctCACTGATCAACTTCTTCGTAGATTggtttgtaaatgtaattaaaattatttttgcaATTTATCAAATGTCCCAACCTTTAAGGAAATTGGGTTtgaattagagatgggacgatcgatcggctatgaatcggtatcggccgatttttaatcaaaatatgctatcggcgatcggccgatatttcctaaaagtagccgatccgatcgtgtgatatataaagaccacgttaagttaacagctcagtggattgatccagactttgagctacaaagcaccaaccatcacatcaccattcatcaaccatcgtacagaaaccatcgtgaaagctcttcatgacctaaaataacatcattaacgttgtgcatcatacatacgatgtaattttgctgattgtaatatttactttaaaaagataattcaacccggtcacatctgagtcgattctatcagcacgttatataaactcctggttcactttggtaaatcgtaagcggttcttacttgtgatgtagatgagaacagaaaacgttacagagccaatcagaggcaaaagtttattcattaccaaattcgttattTCAGGATCATcggctgaacttttaggataatcagaaaacttttagctgcttagacggaacgagtctgactcgatctgtggtaatagcagcttaatgaagctttttaatgtaagagagtcacacaaaatgttctgtagtagctggtgtttatttaaaaccacgacatttcattaataacagtaaacacggagagataaccgagaagagaaacttacgcttcgcgaaaaattaatcgactcgtgaatcactttaagcgatacagtgaacagatcatttctcttaaaggcacaaacacacacacaccgatcggtacatctctagtttGAATATATATTCTTGGCTGTTTCCACCTGAAACAGACTAATATGAGCGCTGTTCTGGGGCCCAGCAGAGGCAGTTTAGTGGTAATTTCATACACCACTTTGTaaaaggtgtccatatacttttggccctatagtatacatttatacaaatttGGTGTGTCTGCTGCTATACCAGCCTTGGATGCTCTTCCCTGAGAATGAAGACGAGCCTTGACGTGGCTTGAAGGGTGTGTGGTACAGAACTGCTCGTTTTATTGGCATTGTAGGCAACAATCATCGTTTTTAATTGAATGTGAGCAGCCACTGGAAGACtgtgaagagagagagagagagagcagctgggtgatgtggcagcgttcGTATAGATTGGAAACCTGATTTGCGGCTGGATTTTGCATCAGTTGCTGTCTGATGGATGACATGTATAGATCTTCAAGGGAAATGCAGCAAAAACAACATGAGACTGGAGGAGAATCTGCTTCCACAGAGAGGAATGACCAAATCTTTCTTCTGTGGGCACTCTGTGGGTGTTGATGTTTGGCCTTGTTCTTTTACGCAGAGAGATTTCAGTGGATTTACTGAATGTTGACTTTAGGGATTGCTAACACCACATGACGGCGCATCCTGTACAAACAGTCCAGCCATTCCGCTAGCCTTTAATATATACGTTTTATTCACgtttaatacatatatacagaaaTCTGAAGCTTCAAACTCGAGGATCAGCGTTTAAACCTTCCTCTTTAcaacagaacagttacatgtttaattaaatgaaatcaAAGCTCATCAGatattaaatataatgtaaacaaacagaTGAAGCAGAATTATTCACAATTGGAACAAAATTCACAATATGAGAGATTgtcatgttactgtgtgtgtgtgtgtgtgtgtgtgtataaaacacACTACAGAAACACTTCTGTAAATCCGGTTTCACTATTCTATACATGTaaccatacacacaaacacctgtgtgtaaatacagtactattattaattatataattactgtataattatatataaatacattaccGAGCATAGATCATGTAAGATTGTAAATTACTGTGTGATGCTGAGATCCGTGACTGCTCATGACCCAGCAGATGTGTGTAGTAGGTGTTGTTTCTATGACGGTGTTGGCGTATGAATCAGGTGGTGAAGGGAGGGTGTGGTGTACTGTGTTGGTGTTTGCGTGATAGTGTTTGTATCAGGAGGTGAGGTGTACTGTGTTGGTGTGATGTTGTTGGTGTATGAATCAGGAGGTGAGGAGATGTGTGACATTGTTGGTGTTTGTGTTAGTGTTGGTGTGACAGTGTT
This genomic interval carries:
- the qrfprb gene encoding pyroglutamylated RF-amide peptide receptor isoform X1; this encodes MTSTEMETMKITPEVLQELLQYYNLTRQEFIHTYNIQPLVYVPELPTGAKATFVLIYTLIFVLALMGNSLVVCVVVRKGKTQSATSIFICSLAISDLLITFFCIPFTLLQNISAQWFGGVLVCKTVPFVQTTAIVTGILTMTCIAVERYQGIVHPLKMKRQYTPKRAYRMLVCVSGLVWLVSVMVGSPMLFVQQLEVKYDFLYENHHVCCQESWSSVLQRRIYTTFIMVALFVLPLAAMLFLYTRISIELWIRKRVGDTSVLDTINHTEVNKICRKKKRAVKMMITIVLLFTICWAPFHTIHMLFEYNNLEQKYDEVTLNMIVAVVQAIGFSNSFNNPIVYAFMNESFKKSCLSAMSTLFRRPGAHNVRVHFSKTRHTAKANPNSTELQEQTS
- the qrfprb gene encoding pyroglutamylated RF-amide peptide receptor isoform X2; the encoded protein is MTSTEMETMKITPEVLQELLQYYNLTRQEFIHTYNIQPLVYVPELPTGAKATFVLIYTLIFVLALMGNSLVVCVVVRKGKTQSATSIFICSLAISDLLITFFCIPFTLLQNISAQWFGGVLVCKTVPFVQTTAIVTGILTMTCIAVERYQGIVHPLKMKRQYTPKRAYRMLGLVWLVSVMVGSPMLFVQQLEVKYDFLYENHHVCCQESWSSVLQRRIYTTFIMVALFVLPLAAMLFLYTRISIELWIRKRVGDTSVLDTINHTEVNKICRKKKRAVKMMITIVLLFTICWAPFHTIHMLFEYNNLEQKYDEVTLNMIVAVVQAIGFSNSFNNPIVYAFMNESFKKSCLSAMSTLFRRPGAHNVRVHFSKTRHTAKANPNSTELQEQTS
- the qrfprb gene encoding pyroglutamylated RF-amide peptide receptor isoform X3 yields the protein MTSTEMETMKITPEVLQELLQYYNLTRQEFIHTYNIQPLVLVVCVVVRKGKTQSATSIFICSLAISDLLITFFCIPFTLLQNISAQWFGGVLVCKTVPFVQTTAIVTGILTMTCIAVERYQGIVHPLKMKRQYTPKRAYRMLVCVSGLVWLVSVMVGSPMLFVQQLEVKYDFLYENHHVCCQESWSSVLQRRIYTTFIMVALFVLPLAAMLFLYTRISIELWIRKRVGDTSVLDTINHTEVNKICRKKKRAVKMMITIVLLFTICWAPFHTIHMLFEYNNLEQKYDEVTLNMIVAVVQAIGFSNSFNNPIVYAFMNESFKKSCLSAMSTLFRRPGAHNVRVHFSKTRHTAKANPNSTELQEQTS
- the qrfprb gene encoding pyroglutamylated RF-amide peptide receptor isoform X4, with the translated sequence MTSTEMETMKITPEVLQELLQYYNLTRQEFIHTYNIQPLVKGKTQSATSIFICSLAISDLLITFFCIPFTLLQNISAQWFGGVLVCKTVPFVQTTAIVTGILTMTCIAVERYQGIVHPLKMKRQYTPKRAYRMLVCVSGLVWLVSVMVGSPMLFVQQLEVKYDFLYENHHVCCQESWSSVLQRRIYTTFIMVALFVLPLAAMLFLYTRISIELWIRKRVGDTSVLDTINHTEVNKICRKKKRAVKMMITIVLLFTICWAPFHTIHMLFEYNNLEQKYDEVTLNMIVAVVQAIGFSNSFNNPIVYAFMNESFKKSCLSAMSTLFRRPGAHNVRVHFSKTRHTAKANPNSTELQEQTS